From the genome of Fusobacterium sp. FSA-380-WT-3A:
AAAAAAGTATCGGCTCCACAATTTACTAGTTCCTCCAAAGCTATAGAAGCTGATGGTCCACCAATTCCTGTAGAAGTTACACTTACTTTTTCTCCATCTAAATATCCTGTGTATGTTACAAATTCTCTTACATCTGCTATTAATTTTGGATTATCTAAATATTTTGCAATTTTTTCACATCTTTTTGGGTCCCCTGGTAAAATTACATATTTACCAACATCTCCCTCTTTTAATCCTATATGATATTGTAATCCATTTTCAGAATATTTCATATAATTCACCTCTTTTTTATAGGAAATTTTCTTTGTTTATATTTATTTGACGAAAAAAAATAAAAAAAAGATAATATAAAAAGAGGCTATTGTAAATATTATAAAATACAATAACCTCTTAAAAAATTAATATCTTTCTTTCATTGCTCTATCAATATCTCTTTTTTGGTCTTTTTTAGCTATACTTTCTCTTTTATCGTAAGTTTTCTTTCCTCTAGCAAGAGCAATATCTACTTTTACATATCCTTTTGAAAGATGTACATTCAATGGAACAATAGTATAACCTTTTTGACTTACTTTTTCATGTAATTTTTTTATCTCTTTTTTATGAAGAAGTAATTTTCTTACTCTTTTTTCTTCAGGATTATATACACTTCCATATTCCCAAGGAACAATAGACATTCCCATTATAAAAACTTCTCCATTAATAATTCTTACAAAAGATTCTTTTATACTAACTTTTCCAGCCTTAGCTGATTTTACCTCACTACCTACTAATTCAATACCAGCCTCTATTTTATCTTCTACAAAATAATCAAAATAGGCTTTTTTATTATTTGCAAGTATCATTTTTCACCTCTTATTTTCTTTTTACAGAAAAATTTTCTTCATTATATGGAGCTACTTCTATCTCCAATTCTCCCATATCAACTCTTACAATTATAACTTCTAATTTATCTCCTAAATTATATTTATTTCCTGTATCTGTATCTACCATAACATAATTTTTTTCATCAAATTCATAATAATGAGGAGAATTTGTAACATCCCACATACATTCTACTAATTCCTCTGTTTCTATAAATACTTTTCTATTACTTATTCCTATAATAGTTCCCTTAAATACATCACCTATTTTATCAAGCATGTATTCTACTATTTTTATTTTTTTACTTTCATCTTCTACTTTCATCGCATCTCTTTCTGTTTTAGAAATAGCTGTACAAATAGTTGGAAGATTTTTTTCTAATTTTTCAAGATATTTTTTCTTAGGATATCCAAATAAAGTTTCTCCCAAAATTCTGTGAATCATTAAATCTGCATATCTTCTAATAGGTGATGTAAAATGTGTATAATAACTTGAAGCTAATCCAAAGTGTCCAATATTTTCTGGTGTATATCTAGCTTGTTTTAAAGCCATCAATATCATTTTATGAACTATCATACTTATTCCTTTAGCTTGAGAATCTTCAATTATAGATTGAAACTTCTTAGGATGTACTCCCTCAGACCCAAACATAACTTTATAACCAAATTTTCCTAAAACATCATTTAACCCATGTATTCTTTCTCCATCTGGTTTCTCATGGGTTCTATAAATACTTGGTACTTCTAACCAAAATAATTTTTCCGCAACAGCTTCATTTGCTTCTATCATAAAATCTTCTATAATTTTTTCAGCTTCCCCTCTATCTCTTTTTTCTAAATGGTCAACTGTTAAATTATCTTTTAATATTACTTTTATTTCTGGTAAATCAAAATCTATACTTCCTCTATTATATTTTATATTTCTTATAATTTTAGAAAGTTCTAACATCATAAACAACATATCTTTTATAGAGGCATATTTTTTACAAAGTTCCTCATCATTTTCTAAAATTTTATTTACATCTGTATAAGTCATACGATAAGCTGTTCTAATAACTGATTTATAAGTTTGAACATCTTTTACTTTTCCTAAAGAATCAATTTCAAGTTCACAAGTAAAAGTTAGTTTATCTTCATTAGGATTTAATGAACAAATTCCATTTGAAAGTTCACGAGGAAGCATTGGTAAAACTCTATCTACTAAATAAACTGAGTTCCCTCTTCTCAAAGCTTCTTTATCCATAGCTGAACCTTCTTTTACATAATAACTTACATCAGCTATACTAACAATTAATCTATAATTTCCATTTTCTTTTTTCTCTACATATACAGCATCATCTAAATCTTTAGCATCAGCACCATCTATAGTGATTATTGATAAATTTCTTAAATCTTTTCTTGTAGCTATTTCATCTTTGTGTATCTCTTGAGGAACAGCTCTAGCCTCTCTCATAACTTCTTCTGGAAAATCTTCTTTCAAATTTTCTCTTTTTAGTAAAGCTTCCATCATAACTTTACTATCTAAAGGATTTCCTAAAGCTTCTATTATTTTTCCCTCTGGCTTTCTTTCTCTATCTCCAAAGAAATCTATCTTAACAACAACTAACTCTCCATCTCTAGCCATACCTAAAAATCTTTTAGGAATATATATATCTTTACCAAAAGAGTGAGTAGGAGTTACAAAACCAAAACCTTTTTGTTTTTGTAAAATTCCAATAACTGTGTCATTAGTTCTTTTTATAATTTTATAAACTTCCCCCTCTTTTTTCTCAGTTCTAACACTATCTTTGGTAATTTTTACCAAAACTATATCTCCATTTAATGCTCCATTAAATCCAGATTTTGGTATGAAAATCCCCTCTTTTTCAGTATCAACAAAGGCAAATTTATTTCTTATAACACTAAATTCTCCACAAACCATTCCTATATTTTCAGGAATATTATATTTTCCTTTATTATTTTTTACAAGCTCTCCTAACTCTATCCAAGAGTCTAATATCTCTTTATTTCTTTTTTTCATTTTTGAGGACCAAGATAAAAGTTTATATATTTCATCTATTCCTATGGATTTTTTATTTTCAGTCAAATGTTTTTTTAGTATTTCTAAATCTTTTTTTATATCCATTTTTCCTCCTTATTTTATAATCATTTTTTAGAAATCAAATCTTCTAATGTTTCTATAGTATTTTTATGAATAACTCCACCTTTTCCTTTTAAATATTCTAATTTTCTTGAAATTTCCATAATAATACCATCATTTAAATTTCTAAAAGTCTCTTTTCTAATCTCATCTACATTTGGATAATCTCTTCCATATTCTATGGCATCTCCAATATAAATAATTTTTTCAAGTAGTGACATATTCTTTCTTCCAATAGTATGATATTTTATACTATTTAAAATATCTTCATCTTCTATTCCAAACTCTTTTTTTACAACAACAGAAGCTGCTAATCCATGAAAAATCTCATTTAAATTTTCATATCCTTTAATTTCTTTCATATCTTTACAAATTTCTTTTAAAGTTTCTATATTTTCTTTTTTTAAATAATCATGTAAAATAGCAGCTATTCTAGTTTTTTTCTCATCACATCCATATTTTTTAGCAAGTTCTACACATATTTTTTCAACACCTAGTGTATGTTCATATCTTTTAGGTGGTAATTTTTCTTTTACCATTTCTCTTAGATTATCTATATCCATATTTTCTCCTTGATAAAAAAGGGAGTTTTTAGCTCCCTTATATATCTTTTCTATATTTGAATTTTCCTTTCAGATTAGAATATTTCACTTTATCAACATCTATTCCATTAATTAAAATTTTTACTTCTTCAACAGAATCTAAATTAGTTAGAGTATTAACAAAAGAATAAATCAATAAAAGTTCTTCCTTTGGATTTTTTACATTTGAAAATATTTTTTCAGGTAAATCCAAATAAAGTGTACTATCTACTCTATAATAAAAAACTTCTGTTTTTTCATTTATATTAGGAATTAATTTTAAGTTTTTTAATTTTTCTATATTTTTATATAAAGTTTCCTTTATAATATCATTTTCCATTATAGGCTTAACAGTTTCTATCTCTTCACTTACTAACTGTCCATTGTCAGGATAAAAAACATATAATTTTTGTTTCTCAACCACCTTCGTAATATCTTTTCTTTCAAAAACAGTCTTAGGAAGCCCCTCATTTAATGAATTAAAATATAAATATCCTGATAAAAGAGTAATTCCCCACAAAATTCCAACTATTTTTATAGTCCCATTTTTTTCTTTAGAAAAGAATTTTTTTATATTTCCTAAAACTAATTCTACATATTCTTTTACTACTTCTTTTTTATTATTTTTCTCTTGTTTCTCTTTTTTTTCAAATTTATATTTTAAATTTTCTTTTTTGCTTTCTTCTGCTTTTTTATTATCCATCACTTCATCATATAATTTTATATTTTCATCTTGTCCTGAAAAAATTCTTAAATTTACTTCTTTTTCTTCGGTTTCTTTATCATTTTTTACAAATTTTATCATCAAACTCTCCTAATAAAAATAATCTCTAACATGTTCAGCTATTTTTTTAGCCATAATTTTTTGTTGACTTTTAGAAGTTATAATTTTATGGTCTTTAGACCCTTTTATAAATCCAACCTCTATTAAAACACCTGGACAATTAATACCTCTTAAAACAGCAAAGTTCGCTCCATGAGTTTTTCTATCTCTCATTCCCATCTTTTTAGCTAAACCTGTATTTAATCTGTCAGCAAAAGGAATTGTTTTTTCTTGATTCTTATTATAGGCTATTTCTCCAGCAATTTGTACTATAGAACTTGTATTTTCACCATATTTTTCACCAAAACTATTTTCATATCTAGCTATACTTGCAGCATAAGGAGTAGACTTTTTAGAAAAATAAAATATTTCTATTCCATTAGCACTTGTATCTTTTGAAGAGTTAGCATGAATACTTATAAACAAATCAGCCCCTATTCCATTAGCTACATTACTTCTATTTCTTAAAGATATAAATTCATCACTATCTCTAGTCATAACCACATTAAAATCTCTTTTTAATTCATCTCTTAAATATTTTCCAATACTCAAAACAATATCTTTTTCTTTAATATTTTTATATCCAAGAGCTCCAGAATCTTTTCCTCCATGACCAGGGTCAATTACTACAGTATATTGTTTATTTTGAGCACTATTAGATAAATCTACCACTACACGATTTGGATTTTTTCTTAAAGTTACTCTATGAAAAACATTCTTTTTTAATTTTAAGAAAAAGCCATGAGAATTCACATATCTATAATCTGATATACTTTCTAAATATTTTGAAAGATTATTTCTTACTCCTTTATTATAAATAGGTACTTCATTTCCTATTTCTAAAAAAAGAAGTCTATTATAATCATCATATTCACTATGATAAACAGGGGTTGTTTCATCTAAATCAAAAACAACTTGTGGAGGATAAGTATTAAATCTTACATTTTTTACAGTTGAAGAAAAACAAACTGAAAATAAAATCAAAAACATTAAAAATACTTTTTTTATCATTAAACCACCATAAGTAAGATTTTTTTAACAAAAAAACGACAATTAAGTTTAATTGTCGTTTCTCATTCAAATTACTCTAAAATTCCAGCAACAGCTGATTTTCTAATAGTCATATGAACACCTTTATCTATTCTTACTACGACAAAAGCTTCTTCTACACTAGATATTACACCTTTTATTCCACCTACAGTAACTATAGTATCACCAGCTTTTAAACCATCTAACATTTGTTGTTGTTTCTTTTGTTTTTTCTTATTTGGTAAAACCATAAATACATAAATAATAACTATCCATAAAGCAATCATTATTAATGTACCATATTTAGCAAATATTGCGTTCATTTATTACCCTCCCTATTTTATAGTTTCTTCTTTTAGTATATCACAGGAAGTGATTTTTTTCAATAAACTCTTTATTTTATTTAAATAAATCCTTAAATCTTTCTATAAAACTTTTATTCATTTTATAATTTTTTTCTTTTAGACTTTCATCAAACTTTTTAAGAAGCTCTATTTGAGTATCATTTAAGTTTGTTGGAACTTCAATTACAATTTTTACAATTTGGTCTCCAACATATGACCTAGGATTATTTATTCCTTCTCCTCTTAACTTAAATAATTTTCCATTTTGAGTTCCAGCAGGGATTTTTATAGATTTTTTTCCATTTAATGTAGGAATTTCTACTTCTCCACCTAAAGCTGCCTTAGCATAAGTTATTGGAACTTCACATATAATGTTTTCTTCATCTCTTACAAAGAAATCATGTTCTTTAACATGGAAGAAAATATATAAATCTCCATTTTCTCCACCTTCAGAACTTGCATCTCCCATTCCTTGTATTCTTAATCTTTGCCCATCATGTATTCCTACAGGAATTTTTATAGTTTTCTTAATAGTTTCTCTTTCTAATCCTGTACCACCACATTTTTTACATTTTGTTTCTGGAATTTGTCCTTTACCTCTACACTTATCACATTCCTCAACACTTTTAAAACTTCCTAATAATGTTCTTTGAATTTTTTCAATTCTACCTTTTCCACCACATTTATCACAAGTTTTCATTTTACTTCCAGGTTCAGCACCTGTTCCATTACAAGCAGAGCATTTTCCTCTTCTTGTATATTTTATTTCTTTTTCTCCACCTTTGGCTACTTCTTCTAAAGTGATAGTTACATCTACTCTTAAATCTTCACCTGGTTCTGGTCCTCTTCTTTGAGAACCTCCACCAAATCCACTTCCTCCAAAGAAAGATGAAAAAATATCTTCAAATCCACTACCAGAGAATCCTTCAAATCCTCCATAACCTCCACCAGCTCCATTTTCAAAAGCTGCATGTCCAAATCTATCATACTTAGACCTTTTATCTGTATCTGATAAAACTTGATAAGCTTCATTAAGTTCTTTGAATTTTTCTTCAGCTTCTTTTTTTTCTGTTTCAGTTGCATTACTAAATCTATCAGGATGATATTTCATTGCTAATTTTCTATAAGCTTTTTTAATCTCAGCTTCAGAAGCAGTTTTTTCTACGCCTAAAAGATCATAATAATCTTTTTTTGCCATTTTATCCTCCAATTATTAAATAACTTTTATTTTTATTTTTCTTTGATATACTTGTTCTTTTTCTAATTTTTCTATTCCAATTTTATCTTCTAATTTCCCATTAGAATTTACATAATCAGTTATTCCATCCCAAGGTTCAAAGCAAATAAATCCAGAACCTGGTACATTCCAAAAGGCAATATATTTAAAACCTTCATAATCAAATTCTAATTTCTTATCACTATTTAAAGATTTTAAAAATATTTTTTTTGAATTTGTTTTTTCTAAAATAACAGCATCTTTTTCAAAAGTTTTTTCATCAAATTTAAAGATTTTTCCTTTAAATAATTCTTGAGTCTTTTCTCCTAAAAAACCATTTTCTATTATTTTTGATGCTCCTATTTCATCTTTTTCAAATTCTACAAAATTATTATTTTTTTCAAATAAATTAAAAGCAGGATGTGCTCCTAAAGAGAAATACATATCCCCATTTGTTAAATTTTCTACCTTATATTCAAACACCAATTCATTTTCACAAATAGAATATTTAAGATATAAGTTAAAATCAAAAGGATATATTTTTTTTGTTTCTTCATTTGACGAAAATAAAAATTCTATAAAATTTTCTCCTTGTTTATTAACTATAAATTCATTATCTCTAGCAAAACCATGTCTTGTTTTTATTTGATATTCTTTACCATCATATGAATATTTTTCATTTTTTATTGTTCCTACAAAAGGAAATAATATTGGTGATGATTTTGCCCAAAATTTTGTATCTTTTTGCCAAATATATTCAAAATTATTTTTTTTGTTAAAAAGACTTGTAAGTTCAGCACCTTTACTATTAATAACAACCTTTAGATTGGAATTTTCTATTATATAATCCATTTTCACTCACCTTATAATCTAAAAACTGGGAATAGAGAACAAGCTCCATTCCCAGAGAAATGTAATCTATTTTAATTAGTCAACTATTTCAGCATCCTCTACATCATCTGCTTTTTTATTGTTTCCACCTTGTTGTTGTCCAGCATTAGCTTGTTGTGCTTGTTGAGCTTCTCTATAAATTTCTTCAGCTAATTTTTGAGCCGCTTTTGATAATTTTTCCATAGCATCTTCTATTACTTTTTTATCTTCAGAATCTTTTACTTTTTTAAGTTCTTCTAAAGCTTCTTCTATAGCTTTTTTCTCAGCTTCACTTACTTTTGATGAGTGTTCTTTTAATGTATTTTCAGTAGAAGCAATTAACATATCAGCTTTATTTCTTGTTTCTATTAATTCTCTGAATTTTTTATCTTCAGCTTCATTAGCCTCAGCTTCTTTTTTCATTCTTTCAATATCATCATTTGATAAGTTATTTGAACCAGAAATTGTTATTGTATTTTCTTTCCCTGTTCCTAAATCTTTAGCAGATACATGTACAATTCCGTTAGCATCTATATCAAATGTAACTTCAATTTGTGGTATTCCTCTTGGTGCTGCTGGAATTCCTTCTAAATTAAATTCTCCTAATTTATGGTTATCAGCAGCTTTTGCTCTTTCTCCTTGTAATACATTAATTGTAACTGCTGGTTGATTATCTACTGCTGTAGAGAATACTTGAGATTTTTTAACAGGAATAGTTGTATTTTTCTCTATAATTCTTGTACAAACTCCTCCTAAAGTTTCAATTCCTAATGATAATGGAGTTACATCAAGTAATAATACATCTTTAACGTCTCCCATTAAAACTCCACCTTGAATAGCTGCTCCTGCTGCAACAACTTCATCAGGGTTTATTCCTTTATTAGGTTTTTTACCAAAGTATGCTTCTACCCATTCTTGTACAGCTATCATTCTTGTAGAACCACCAACTAATAATACTTCATCTATTTCAGCTGGAGATAATCCTGCATCTGATAAAGCTGTTCTTGTAGGTCCTTGAGTTGCTTCTACTAAATCTTTTGTTAAAGCATCAAATTTAGCTCTTGTTAATTTCATTTCTAAGTGTTTTGGTCCTGTTTGGTCCATAGTGATAAATGGTAAAGAGATTTGAGCTTCCATCATAGATGATAATTCTTTTTTAGCTTTTTCAGCAGCATCTTTTAATCTTTGATATGCCATTTTATCATTTAATAAATCAATTCCTTGTTCTTTTTTAAATTCTTCAGCTAACCATTTAATGATTCTTTCGTCAAAATCATCTCCTCCTAAATGATTATTTCCTGCTGTTGATAATACTTCTATAACTCCATCAGAAATTTCAAGAATAGATACGTCAAAAGTTCCTCCTCCTAAGTCAAATACTAGAACTTTTTCTTCTTTTTTCTTGTCAAGTCCATAAGCTAAAGCTGCTGCTGTAGGTTCGTTAATTATTCTTTTTACTTCTAATCCAGCTATTGCACCAGCATCTTTTGTAGCTTGTCTTTGGGCATCTGTAAAGTAAGCTGGAACTGTAATTACAGCTTCTTTAATTTCTTCTCCTAAATAAGCTTCAGCATCTTTTTTTAATTTTCTTAAAGTCATAGCTGAAATTTCTTGTGGTGTATATTCTTTTCCGTTAACTGTTACTTTATAATCAGAACCCATATGAGTTTTAATAGATGAAATTGTAGAATTTGGATTTGTTATAGCTTGTCTTTTTGCTATTTCTCCTACTACTATTTCTCCGTTATCTTTAATATTTACAACTGATGGTGTTGTTCTAGCTCCTTCAGCGTTTGTAATTATATTTGCTGAACCACCTTCCATTATTGCTACACATGAGTTTGTTGTTCCTAAGTCAATACCAATTACTTTAGACATTTTGTATTCCTCCTTAAATATTCCTAAAAATATTATATAAAAATTTTACTTTATTTACTTTAATTATTTTTTACATACTTTAACCATTGATGGTCTTATAACTTTTCCTTTTAACTTATATCCTTTTTGGAATTCAGCTATAATAAAATTATCTTGAAAATCTTCACTTGCTTCTACCATTACAGCCATGTGTTCCTCTGGATTAAATTCTTTTCCTTCTGTTTCTATTGTTTCTAATCCTTCAGATTTTAAAACTTCTTTAAATTGATTTAGTGTTAATTCAACACCTTTAACTAATCCTTCAAAATCATTTGTTTGTCTTGAAGTTTCTTCTGCTCTAGTTAGATTATCTATTCCATCTAATAATTTTGTTATTATTTTTTCAGAAGCAAATTTTCTAAGCTCATCCATCTCTCTTTCTTTTCTTTTGGTAAAGTTTTGAAAATCAGCTTGTTTTCTTAAATAAGATTGTTTCCAATCCTCTACTTCTGCTTTTAATTTTCCAATTTCTTCTTGAATAGCTTCTATTTCATTTAATTCTTCTTTTGTTTCTTCAGTTTTTTCTTCTGAACATTGACAATTTTCTTCACCACATTGACATTGGCAAGTTTCATTTGTTTCTTTTTCTAATTCATGGATAGAATCTTTTTTTAATTCTTCTGACATTACTATCTCCTTTATTTTTTCTTATTTCCAATTAGTTTTTCTTTATTTATATTTTTTTCAACTTCTTTACTAATATAATCTATAAGTCCCATAGTTTTTGAATAAGGCATTCTTTTTGGACCAATAACTCCTATAACTCCTTTTGAATCACCTTTTTTATATACAGAATATACAAAACTAAAGTCCTCTAAACCTTTTATTGGTAAGTCATCTCCTAAAATAACATTTACTTTTCCTTCTATATATTCATTAGAATTTACAATACTTTCAAAAATATTTCTAACTTCTTGTTTTTCATTAAAAATTTCAAGCACATCTAATATTTCATTTACATTTTTATTTTTAAATATGCTAGGAGAATTACTTAAATATAATTTTCCTTCTATATCTTTATAAATTTCCCTTTCAATATCATTATAGGCTTCAAAATTTTCTTTGATTAAATCTACTATTTCATGACTTTTTATCTTATGAGTTTTAATATTTCTATTAATTCTATCTGATAAAATCGCTAATTTTTCTTGTGTAATTCCAGTTTGTAATTTTATTTTTTTAGTAGATACATTTAAATCTTCAGTAACAATTATAGCTAAGATAAGATAATCATCAATATGAATTAACTCAACTTTTTTTATATTTTCTTTTCTATGGTCAGGTTCTATTACTACTGAAGCATAAGAAGTTAATTTTGATAATAAAGAAGATGTTTCTTTTAAAATATTATCTAAAGCATTCA
Proteins encoded in this window:
- the smpB gene encoding SsrA-binding protein SmpB, with translation MILANNKKAYFDYFVEDKIEAGIELVGSEVKSAKAGKVSIKESFVRIINGEVFIMGMSIVPWEYGSVYNPEEKRVRKLLLHKKEIKKLHEKVSQKGYTIVPLNVHLSKGYVKVDIALARGKKTYDKRESIAKKDQKRDIDRAMKERY
- the rnr gene encoding ribonuclease R, encoding MDIKKDLEILKKHLTENKKSIGIDEIYKLLSWSSKMKKRNKEILDSWIELGELVKNNKGKYNIPENIGMVCGEFSVIRNKFAFVDTEKEGIFIPKSGFNGALNGDIVLVKITKDSVRTEKKEGEVYKIIKRTNDTVIGILQKQKGFGFVTPTHSFGKDIYIPKRFLGMARDGELVVVKIDFFGDRERKPEGKIIEALGNPLDSKVMMEALLKRENLKEDFPEEVMREARAVPQEIHKDEIATRKDLRNLSIITIDGADAKDLDDAVYVEKKENGNYRLIVSIADVSYYVKEGSAMDKEALRRGNSVYLVDRVLPMLPRELSNGICSLNPNEDKLTFTCELEIDSLGKVKDVQTYKSVIRTAYRMTYTDVNKILENDEELCKKYASIKDMLFMMLELSKIIRNIKYNRGSIDFDLPEIKVILKDNLTVDHLEKRDRGEAEKIIEDFMIEANEAVAEKLFWLEVPSIYRTHEKPDGERIHGLNDVLGKFGYKVMFGSEGVHPKKFQSIIEDSQAKGISMIVHKMILMALKQARYTPENIGHFGLASSYYTHFTSPIRRYADLMIHRILGETLFGYPKKKYLEKLEKNLPTICTAISKTERDAMKVEDESKKIKIVEYMLDKIGDVFKGTIIGISNRKVFIETEELVECMWDVTNSPHYYEFDEKNYVMVDTDTGNKYNLGDKLEVIIVRVDMGELEIEVAPYNEENFSVKRK
- the yqeK gene encoding bis(5'-nucleosyl)-tetraphosphatase (symmetrical) YqeK, producing MDIDNLREMVKEKLPPKRYEHTLGVEKICVELAKKYGCDEKKTRIAAILHDYLKKENIETLKEICKDMKEIKGYENLNEIFHGLAASVVVKKEFGIEDEDILNSIKYHTIGRKNMSLLEKIIYIGDAIEYGRDYPNVDEIRKETFRNLNDGIIMEISRKLEYLKGKGGVIHKNTIETLEDLISKK
- a CDS encoding GerMN domain-containing protein, translating into MIKFVKNDKETEEKEVNLRIFSGQDENIKLYDEVMDNKKAEESKKENLKYKFEKKEKQEKNNKKEVVKEYVELVLGNIKKFFSKEKNGTIKIVGILWGITLLSGYLYFNSLNEGLPKTVFERKDITKVVEKQKLYVFYPDNGQLVSEEIETVKPIMENDIIKETLYKNIEKLKNLKLIPNINEKTEVFYYRVDSTLYLDLPEKIFSNVKNPKEELLLIYSFVNTLTNLDSVEEVKILINGIDVDKVKYSNLKGKFKYRKDI
- a CDS encoding N-acetylmuramoyl-L-alanine amidase, which produces MIKKVFLMFLILFSVCFSSTVKNVRFNTYPPQVVFDLDETTPVYHSEYDDYNRLLFLEIGNEVPIYNKGVRNNLSKYLESISDYRYVNSHGFFLKLKKNVFHRVTLRKNPNRVVVDLSNSAQNKQYTVVIDPGHGGKDSGALGYKNIKEKDIVLSIGKYLRDELKRDFNVVMTRDSDEFISLRNRSNVANGIGADLFISIHANSSKDTSANGIEIFYFSKKSTPYAASIARYENSFGEKYGENTSSIVQIAGEIAYNKNQEKTIPFADRLNTGLAKKMGMRDRKTHGANFAVLRGINCPGVLIEVGFIKGSKDHKIITSKSQQKIMAKKIAEHVRDYFY
- the yajC gene encoding preprotein translocase subunit YajC — translated: MNAIFAKYGTLIMIALWIVIIYVFMVLPNKKKQKKQQQMLDGLKAGDTIVTVGGIKGVISSVEEAFVVVRIDKGVHMTIRKSAVAGILE
- the dnaJ gene encoding molecular chaperone DnaJ, which produces MAKKDYYDLLGVEKTASEAEIKKAYRKLAMKYHPDRFSNATETEKKEAEEKFKELNEAYQVLSDTDKRSKYDRFGHAAFENGAGGGYGGFEGFSGSGFEDIFSSFFGGSGFGGGSQRRGPEPGEDLRVDVTITLEEVAKGGEKEIKYTRRGKCSACNGTGAEPGSKMKTCDKCGGKGRIEKIQRTLLGSFKSVEECDKCRGKGQIPETKCKKCGGTGLERETIKKTIKIPVGIHDGQRLRIQGMGDASSEGGENGDLYIFFHVKEHDFFVRDEENIICEVPITYAKAALGGEVEIPTLNGKKSIKIPAGTQNGKLFKLRGEGINNPRSYVGDQIVKIVIEVPTNLNDTQIELLKKFDESLKEKNYKMNKSFIERFKDLFK
- a CDS encoding aldose 1-epimerase family protein; this translates as MDYIIENSNLKVVINSKGAELTSLFNKKNNFEYIWQKDTKFWAKSSPILFPFVGTIKNEKYSYDGKEYQIKTRHGFARDNEFIVNKQGENFIEFLFSSNEETKKIYPFDFNLYLKYSICENELVFEYKVENLTNGDMYFSLGAHPAFNLFEKNNNFVEFEKDEIGASKIIENGFLGEKTQELFKGKIFKFDEKTFEKDAVILEKTNSKKIFLKSLNSDKKLEFDYEGFKYIAFWNVPGSGFICFEPWDGITDYVNSNGKLEDKIGIEKLEKEQVYQRKIKIKVI
- the dnaK gene encoding molecular chaperone DnaK; the encoded protein is MSKVIGIDLGTTNSCVAIMEGGSANIITNAEGARTTPSVVNIKDNGEIVVGEIAKRQAITNPNSTISSIKTHMGSDYKVTVNGKEYTPQEISAMTLRKLKKDAEAYLGEEIKEAVITVPAYFTDAQRQATKDAGAIAGLEVKRIINEPTAAALAYGLDKKKEEKVLVFDLGGGTFDVSILEISDGVIEVLSTAGNNHLGGDDFDERIIKWLAEEFKKEQGIDLLNDKMAYQRLKDAAEKAKKELSSMMEAQISLPFITMDQTGPKHLEMKLTRAKFDALTKDLVEATQGPTRTALSDAGLSPAEIDEVLLVGGSTRMIAVQEWVEAYFGKKPNKGINPDEVVAAGAAIQGGVLMGDVKDVLLLDVTPLSLGIETLGGVCTRIIEKNTTIPVKKSQVFSTAVDNQPAVTINVLQGERAKAADNHKLGEFNLEGIPAAPRGIPQIEVTFDIDANGIVHVSAKDLGTGKENTITISGSNNLSNDDIERMKKEAEANEAEDKKFRELIETRNKADMLIASTENTLKEHSSKVSEAEKKAIEEALEELKKVKDSEDKKVIEDAMEKLSKAAQKLAEEIYREAQQAQQANAGQQQGGNNKKADDVEDAEIVD
- the grpE gene encoding nucleotide exchange factor GrpE gives rise to the protein MSEELKKDSIHELEKETNETCQCQCGEENCQCSEEKTEETKEELNEIEAIQEEIGKLKAEVEDWKQSYLRKQADFQNFTKRKEREMDELRKFASEKIITKLLDGIDNLTRAEETSRQTNDFEGLVKGVELTLNQFKEVLKSEGLETIETEGKEFNPEEHMAVMVEASEDFQDNFIIAEFQKGYKLKGKVIRPSMVKVCKK
- the hrcA gene encoding heat-inducible transcriptional repressor HrcA, whose product is MLSEREKLVLNAIIDYYLTFGETIGSRTLVKKYNIELSSATIRNVMSDLEDAGFIEKTHSSSGRIPTDLGYKYYLNELLEVEKLSIEEKKRINNEYDQKMNALDNILKETSSLLSKLTSYASVVIEPDHRKENIKKVELIHIDDYLILAIIVTEDLNVSTKKIKLQTGITQEKLAILSDRINRNIKTHKIKSHEIVDLIKENFEAYNDIEREIYKDIEGKLYLSNSPSIFKNKNVNEILDVLEIFNEKQEVRNIFESIVNSNEYIEGKVNVILGDDLPIKGLEDFSFVYSVYKKGDSKGVIGVIGPKRMPYSKTMGLIDYISKEVEKNINKEKLIGNKKK